Proteins encoded together in one Bos indicus isolate NIAB-ARS_2022 breed Sahiwal x Tharparkar chromosome 25, NIAB-ARS_B.indTharparkar_mat_pri_1.0, whole genome shotgun sequence window:
- the MGRN1 gene encoding E3 ubiquitin-protein ligase MGRN1 isoform X7: MGSILSRRIAGVEDIDIQANSAYRYPPKSGNYFASHFFMGGEKFDTPHPEGYLFGENMDLNFLGNRPVQFPYVTPAPHEPVKTLRSLVNIRKDSLRLVRYKDGADSPTEDGEKPRVLYSLEFTFDADARVAITVYCQAVEEFLNGTAAYSPKSPALQSETVHYKRGVSQQFSLPSFKIDFSEWKDDELNFDLDRGVFPVVIQAVVDEGDVVEVTGHAHVLLAAFEKHVDGSFSVKPLKQKQIVDRVSYLLQEIYGIENKNNQETKPSDEENSDNSNECVVCLSDLRDTLILPCRHLCLCNSCADTLRYQASNCPICRLPFRALLQIRAVRKKPGALSPISFSPVLAQSMDHDEHSSADSIPPGYEPISLLEALNGLRAVPPAVPPAVPTAPLYEEITYSGVSDGLSQASCPLAGIDRMVESSLQKGKPRNKSPDSTLRSPSSPIHEEDDSEALPAPGGAGLALSSSPESFMTETVDETSSLKQGSRVPSIENVLQDGSPEPCGRSQPGAPADVYLPALGPGSCSAGLEE; this comes from the exons GAAACTACTTCGCATCGCACTTTTTCATGGGAGGTGAGAAATTCGATACCCCCCACCCTGAAGGTTACCTCTTTGGAGAGAACATGGACCTGAACTTCCTGGGCAATCGCCCAGTCCAG TTCCCTTACGTCACGCCCGCGCCCCACGAGCCCGTGAAGacgctgaggagcctggtgaacatCCGCAAAGACTCCCTCCGGCTCGTGAG GTACAAGGACGGCGCCGACAGCCCCACTGAGGACGGCGAGAAGCCCCGCGTCCTCTACAGCCTGGAGTTCACCTTCGACGCCGACGCCCGGGTGGCCATCACTGTCTACTGCCAGGCGGTGGAGGAGTTCCTGAACGGGACTGCTGC GTACAGCCCCAAGAGCCCGGCCCTGCAGTCCGAGACCGTCCACTACAAGCGTGGTGTGAGCCAGCAGTTCTCGCTGCCCTCCTTCAAGATCGACTTCTCGGAGTGGAAGGACGACGAG cTGAACTTTGACCTGGACCGGGgcgtgtttccagtggtcatccaGGCCGTGGTGGATGAGGGGGATG TTGTGGAAGTGACCGGCCATGCCCACGTGCTCTTGGCCGCCTTCGAAAAG CACGTGGACGGCAGCTTCTCCGTGAAGCCTTTAAAGCAGAAGCAAATC GTGGACCGGGTTAGCTACTTGCTGCAGGAGATCTATGGCATCGAGAACAAGAACAACCAGGAGACCAAG CCCTCGGACGAGGAGAACAGCGACAACAGCAACGAGTGCGTGGTGTGCCTGTCTGACCTGCGGGACACGCTGATCCTGCCCTGCCGCCACCTCTGCCTCTGCAACTCCTGTGCAGACACGCTGCGCTACCAGGCCAGCAACTGCCCCATCTGCCGGCTGC CGTTCCGGGCTCTTCTGCAGATCCGGGCGGTGCGCAAGAAGCCGGGGGCCCTGTCCCCCATCTCCTTCAGCCCCGTTTTGGCCCAGAGCATGGACCACGACGAGCATTCT AGCGCCGACAGCATCCCGCCCGGCTACGAGCCCATCTCCTTGCTTGAGGCACTCAACGGCCTTCGGGCGGTGCCCCCGGCCGTCCCCCCAGCCGTCCCCACGGCTCCCCTCTATGAGGAGATCACATACTCGGGCGTCTCAGATGGCCTGTCGCAGGCCAGCTGTCCACTTGCCGGGATCGATCGGATGGTGGAAAGCAGCCTGCAGAAGGGCAAGCCCCGGAACAAGTCCCCCGACAG CACCCTCCGGTCCCCGTCGTCCCCCATCCACGAGGAGGATGACTCAGAGGCTCTGCCCGCGCCGGGTGGGGCGGGGCTGGCGCTGAGCAGCTCCCCCGAG AGCTTCATGACGGAGACAGTGGATGAGACTTCGTCGCTGAAGCAAG GGAGCCGCGTGCCATCCATCGAGAATGTCCTGCAGGATGGCAGCCCCGAGCCCTGTGGTCGCAGCCAGCCTGGCGCACCTGCCGACGTCTACCTGCCAG CCCTGGGGCCCGGCTCCTGCTCCGCTGGTTTAGAGGAGTAA